A genomic region of Corticium candelabrum chromosome 22, ooCorCand1.1, whole genome shotgun sequence contains the following coding sequences:
- the LOC134197033 gene encoding uncharacterized protein LOC134197033 isoform X1 has translation MRRLPLRANDFLLFAQDFLSYDHEFFCRHASAFKRMWRDQGKEFWKQFIRCFREYSVYNGVFKEFPPKSVAKKINVKEFIDGAINYLEEEFVKGKESNAKKLIMNCAFLAANKGNIHRMGAGFAKDPFYVKETRDVYRTMFGDPNDGMTYMRGYFYLPLFVKFAGAAVRLLQVWLEAPEVWDVATYMADLERQLSDSIADNEQRKKEETARKAQERKDKKQTQQAKDEAKTEAEAATFSTDGDALSKSKTKKKKKKQKQTSEAAAASTVDGYDDDTKKENEESTENVTDERQTSVNTETNKQVVLPSVQLEDDELELDMPPLVEDEDECIAPTAQLFKDWRPPSPEPIAYTDDHDCWPMKDELGQPQFPFLGFHCNPDELDEKSTDASFPLESTDERTDLPADVSSADFSKTLESEGDMPEPIGQRVTQEEEPESEGIVEQMDMWVGHKRMIHADARFDTKIEETTENKQSVGESVRESHQGDTHKENLCSQNGVTQNADVNQSSDVMRHESSTVSCPPASEDISTATVETDLPVDTNDSNHESGLVCKTDTEVSDLKFDLHLEVPPPPGGSHSTTDADKSENKVNTCTDDAEDDDRDNDDVNKHETNKKDFQTSREHGFTPESRKGGSNDVEYHASFVTPNEGRMQSCRQAVGYPGKNTRDVFKPPSKFDKDETVKDDDSQDSADESIVDGISNAELKLLTTELMKLEHFDIQDDVLQLDDSQCPMLHTKLLTLDRFGLRPLQIVNRTGDTGKVAMDGDNKGKAIKEATKETSCNYDSQLITKASDGGTGMTTADVLTTDSVSVSDSVPADSSERIGGTYNFKAEDIAAANRKVDIFARDQDIKPSRQQGTNQSITHSQTPAVPDEFAGGARWIDALCNGEPVSTYDGHFRQSVFTTTYKPSITYSGPGPDAGPLKKVPGCRKKHSIIKRNTPYVHPESQKMTADGKHEFPALTESSMSDSNMQELMTKVTGGIFFVTRLGTYSLLKNPHWASFYAAYICSHSCHMDRESWRQHPQIWKTADKRVSASREPIEKFTTGYYSSVFTTYDGVNIPLLYCYLDWSMEALSNFQFPDDADKICALRIVFVSPKGNEHVLDFLTKFLEVSEPKTIEMYVFPTFEMAQKRNGVIKRVPVDLVERPAVVSAFAVVEHKGDINFLKTLQERIVGMSVSRRGLVDEMDLAYFTTQKDSLPKGMAEAMKSTEGKQIVSGFFRASMNKQKSDLALLGGINRININPSSRHRELLPIQQSKAASAIATKPVTKSSAKRKRKEKRRQEKVDPAEVLRTCSNCGKGETTPKSFKKCKLCLDRPDARYYCSRECQAQDWKTKHRLDHNSKK, from the exons ATGAGACGTCTGCCGCTACGAGCCAACGACTTTCTCTTGTTTGCGCAGGATTTCTTGTCATACGACCACGAGTTCTTCTGTCGTCATGCTTCAGCCTTCAAGCGCATGTGGCGTGACCAG GGTAAAGAATTCTGGAAGCAGTTCATTCGATGTTTTCGCGAGTATTCGGTCTACAACGGCGTTTTCAAAGAGTTTCCTCCGAAATCAGTTGCCAAG AAAATCAATGTGAAGGAGTTCATCGATGGAGCAATAAACTACTTGGAAGAAGAATTTGTGAAAG GAAAAGAATCAAATGCAAAGAAGTTGATCATGAACTGTGCATTTCTTGCTGCAAATAAAGGGAATATACATAGGATGGGTGCTGGCTTCG CAAAAGATCCTTTCTACGTTAAAGAGACAAG AGATGTTTACAGAACGATGTTCGGAGATCCCAATGATGGCATGACCTACATGAGG GGCTACTTCTATTTACCACTGTTTGTCAAGTTTGCTGGAGCTGCTGTGAGACTTCTCCAAGTATGGCTGGAAGCTCCAGAAGTGTGGGACGTGGCGACGTACATGGCTGATCTGGAGAGGCAACTTAGTGATTCTATTGCTGACAATGAACAAAGGAAGAAAGAAGAGACCGCAAGGAAAGCACAAGAACGAAAGGACAAGAAGCAAACCCAACAAGCTAAAGATGAAGCAAAGACAGAAGCCGAGGCAGCAACTTTCTCCACCGATGGAGATGCATTAAGCAAAAGCAagacaaaaaagaaaaagaaaaaacaGAAGCAGACAAGTGAAGCTGCAGCAGCCAGTACTGTGGACGGCTATGATGATGatacaaagaaagagaatgaAGAGTCAACTGAAAATGTTACTGATGAACGACAGACAAGTGTAAACACGGAAACGAACAAGCAAGTTGTACTTCCGTCTGTCCAGCTGGAGGACGATGAGCTTGAACTTGACATGCCACCACTTGTGGAAGACGAGGACGAATGTATCGCTCCAACCGCTCAACTGTTCAAAGACTGGCGACCTCCTTCACCGGAACCGATTGCATATACAGATGATCACGATTGTTGGCCAATGAAAGATGAGTTAGGACAACCACAATTTCCTTTCCTTGGTTTTCATTGTAATCCAGATGAGTTAGATGAGAAGTCAACAGATGCAAGTTTTCCATTGGAATCAACTGATGAGCGCACTGATTTACCAGCTGATGTCTCGAGTGCAGATTTTAGCAAAACACTTGAATCAGAAGGTGACATGCCCGAACCAATAGGCCAACGAGTAACTCAAGAGGAAGAACCAGAATCGGAAGGGATTGTTGAGCAAATGGACATGTGGGTGGGTCATAAACGAATGATACATGCCGATGCAAGGTTCGATACCAAAATTGAGgagacaacagaaaacaaacaaagtgtAGGAGAGAGTGTTAGGGAATCACATCAAGGTGATACACACAAAGAGAATCTTTGCAGTCAGAACGGAGTAACACAAAACGCAGATGTCAACCAGAGCAGTGATGTAATGCGTCATGAATCGTCCACTGTTTCATGCCCACCTGCAAGTGAAGACATTTCTACTGCAACGGTGGAAACTGATTTGCCAGTTGATACGAATGACAGCAATCACGAGTCAGGATTAGTGTGCAAAACGGACACAGAAGTCAGTGACTTGAAATTCGATTTGCACTTGGAAGTACCGCCCCCACCAGGTGGGAGTCACAGCACAACAGATGCAGACAAGTCTGAGAATAAGGTCAACACGTGTACCGATGATGCAGAAGATGATGATCGTGACAATGATGATGTCAACAAGCATGAAACGAACAAGAAAGATTTTCAGACATCAAGGGAACACGGATTTACACCCGAGTCAAGAAAAGGTGGTAGCAACGATGTCGAGTATCACGCCTCGTTTGTGACACCTAACGAAGGGAGAATGCAATCGTGTCGTCAAGCAGTCGGATACCCTGGGAAGAACACAAGAGATGTTTTTAAACCGCCGAGCAAGTTTGACAAAGATGAGACAGTAAAAGACGACGACTCCCAAGATTCAGCTGATGAGAGTATAGTAGATGGAATTTCAAATGCGGAACTGAAACTACTTACTACGGAACTGATGAAACTGGAGCATTTTGATATACAAGACGACGTGTTACAATTGGATGATTCTCAATGCCCAATGCTTCACACAAAACTTCTGACGTTGGATCGCTTTGGATTGCGCCCTTTACAAATTGTCAATCGTACTGGAGACACTGGAAAAGTGGCCATGGATGGTGACAATAAAGGGAAAGCAATTAAGGAGGCAACGAAGGAAACCAGTTGCAATTATGACTCACAATTGATCACCAAGGCAAGTGATGGTGGAACGGGTATGACGACCGCTGATGTATTGACAACTGATTCTGTAAGTGTTAGCGATTCCGTGCCGGCTGATTCTTCTGAACGCATTGGCGGCACGTATAATTTCAAGGCTGAAGACATTGCCGCCGCGAATAGAAAGGTTGATATCTTTGCTAGGGATCAAGATATCAAGCCATCTCGTCAACAAGGAACAAACCAGTCCATCACCCATTCGCAAACACCTGCCGTGCCGGACGAATTTGCAGGTGGCGCAAGGTGGATTGATGCTCTCTGTAATGGTGAACCGGTATCGACATATGATGGACATTTTCGTCAAAGTGTTTTTACCACGACTTACAAGCCATCGATAACCTATTCAGGACCAGGACCGGATGCGGGACCACTGAAGAAAGTACCTGGTTGCAGAAAGAAGCATTCTATCATAAAGCGTAATACTCCATATGTCCATCCCGAGTCTCAAAAGATGACGGCTGATGGTAAGCATGAGTTTCCTGCTCTTACGGAATCCTCGATGTCGGATTCAAATATGCAGGAACTGATGACTAAGGTGACCGGTGGCATCTTTTTTGTGACACGACTGGGGACGTACTCACTGCTCAAGAATCCACACTGGGCCTCGTTCTATGCCGCTTACATCTGTTCTCATTCGTGCCATATGGATAGAGAATCATGGAGGCAACATCCACAGATATGGAAAACAGCGGATAAACGAGTGTCAGCATCAAGAGAGCCGATAGAAAAATTTACAACCGGCTACTACAGCAGCGTGTTTACCACATACGATGGTGTCAACATTCCTCTCCTTTACTGTTATCTCGATTGGAGTATGGAGGCACTCTCAAACTTCCAGTTTCCGGACGATGCCGACAAGATCTGTGCTCTACGGATTGTCTTTGTTAGTCCAAAGGGTAACGAACACGTCCTTGATTTTCTCACAAAATTTTTGGAAGTTTCAGAACCAAAGACGATCGAGATGTACGTGTTTCCCACGTTTGAGATGGCACAGAAGCGAAACGGGGTGATCAAGCGTGTGCCTGTCGATCTCGTGGAACGACCTGCTGTTGTTTCAGCATTCGCAGTCGTGGAACACAAGGGTGATATAAACTTTCTAAAAACTTTACAGGAGAGAATAGTGGGAATGTCGGTTTCGAGGCGTGGATTGGTTGATGAAATGGACCTTGCTTACTTCACAACGCAAAAAGACAGTCTCCCCAAGGGTATGGCAGAGGCGATGAAATCAACAGAAGGTAAACAGATTGTGTCTGGATTTTTTAGAGCTTCAATGAACAAGCAGAAGAGTGACTTGGCATTGCTTGGTGGGATTAATaggattaatattaatccAAGTTCTAGACATCGTGAACTATTGCCAATTCAGCAGTCAAAAGCGGCTAGTGCAATTGCTACTAAACCTGTGACAAAGTCGTCTGCGAAACGTAAACGAAAAGAAAAACGTCGACAAGAAAAGGTTGACCCGGCTGAGGTGCTCCGAACCTGCAGCAACTGTGGGAAAGGGGAGACAACACCGAAATCATTTAAGAAATGCAAACT ATGCTTAGATCGACCGGATGCCAGGTACTACTGCTCGAGGGAGTGTCAAG CTCAAGATTGGAAGACCAAGCATAGATTGGATCATAATTCAAAGAAGTGA
- the LOC134197033 gene encoding uncharacterized protein LOC134197033 isoform X2: protein MGILNLVEIQCTVLEKFAHKWRQVQSKINVKEFIDGAINYLEEEFVKGKESNAKKLIMNCAFLAANKGNIHRMGAGFAKDPFYVKETRDVYRTMFGDPNDGMTYMRGYFYLPLFVKFAGAAVRLLQVWLEAPEVWDVATYMADLERQLSDSIADNEQRKKEETARKAQERKDKKQTQQAKDEAKTEAEAATFSTDGDALSKSKTKKKKKKQKQTSEAAAASTVDGYDDDTKKENEESTENVTDERQTSVNTETNKQVVLPSVQLEDDELELDMPPLVEDEDECIAPTAQLFKDWRPPSPEPIAYTDDHDCWPMKDELGQPQFPFLGFHCNPDELDEKSTDASFPLESTDERTDLPADVSSADFSKTLESEGDMPEPIGQRVTQEEEPESEGIVEQMDMWVGHKRMIHADARFDTKIEETTENKQSVGESVRESHQGDTHKENLCSQNGVTQNADVNQSSDVMRHESSTVSCPPASEDISTATVETDLPVDTNDSNHESGLVCKTDTEVSDLKFDLHLEVPPPPGGSHSTTDADKSENKVNTCTDDAEDDDRDNDDVNKHETNKKDFQTSREHGFTPESRKGGSNDVEYHASFVTPNEGRMQSCRQAVGYPGKNTRDVFKPPSKFDKDETVKDDDSQDSADESIVDGISNAELKLLTTELMKLEHFDIQDDVLQLDDSQCPMLHTKLLTLDRFGLRPLQIVNRTGDTGKVAMDGDNKGKAIKEATKETSCNYDSQLITKASDGGTGMTTADVLTTDSVSVSDSVPADSSERIGGTYNFKAEDIAAANRKVDIFARDQDIKPSRQQGTNQSITHSQTPAVPDEFAGGARWIDALCNGEPVSTYDGHFRQSVFTTTYKPSITYSGPGPDAGPLKKVPGCRKKHSIIKRNTPYVHPESQKMTADGKHEFPALTESSMSDSNMQELMTKVTGGIFFVTRLGTYSLLKNPHWASFYAAYICSHSCHMDRESWRQHPQIWKTADKRVSASREPIEKFTTGYYSSVFTTYDGVNIPLLYCYLDWSMEALSNFQFPDDADKICALRIVFVSPKGNEHVLDFLTKFLEVSEPKTIEMYVFPTFEMAQKRNGVIKRVPVDLVERPAVVSAFAVVEHKGDINFLKTLQERIVGMSVSRRGLVDEMDLAYFTTQKDSLPKGMAEAMKSTEGKQIVSGFFRASMNKQKSDLALLGGINRININPSSRHRELLPIQQSKAASAIATKPVTKSSAKRKRKEKRRQEKVDPAEVLRTCSNCGKGETTPKSFKKCKLCLDRPDARYYCSRECQAQDWKTKHRLDHNSKK from the exons atgggcattttaaatttggtggagatccaatGCACAGTTCTAGAGAAATTCGCACACAAGTGGAGGCAAGTTCAATCA AAAATCAATGTGAAGGAGTTCATCGATGGAGCAATAAACTACTTGGAAGAAGAATTTGTGAAAG GAAAAGAATCAAATGCAAAGAAGTTGATCATGAACTGTGCATTTCTTGCTGCAAATAAAGGGAATATACATAGGATGGGTGCTGGCTTCG CAAAAGATCCTTTCTACGTTAAAGAGACAAG AGATGTTTACAGAACGATGTTCGGAGATCCCAATGATGGCATGACCTACATGAGG GGCTACTTCTATTTACCACTGTTTGTCAAGTTTGCTGGAGCTGCTGTGAGACTTCTCCAAGTATGGCTGGAAGCTCCAGAAGTGTGGGACGTGGCGACGTACATGGCTGATCTGGAGAGGCAACTTAGTGATTCTATTGCTGACAATGAACAAAGGAAGAAAGAAGAGACCGCAAGGAAAGCACAAGAACGAAAGGACAAGAAGCAAACCCAACAAGCTAAAGATGAAGCAAAGACAGAAGCCGAGGCAGCAACTTTCTCCACCGATGGAGATGCATTAAGCAAAAGCAagacaaaaaagaaaaagaaaaaacaGAAGCAGACAAGTGAAGCTGCAGCAGCCAGTACTGTGGACGGCTATGATGATGatacaaagaaagagaatgaAGAGTCAACTGAAAATGTTACTGATGAACGACAGACAAGTGTAAACACGGAAACGAACAAGCAAGTTGTACTTCCGTCTGTCCAGCTGGAGGACGATGAGCTTGAACTTGACATGCCACCACTTGTGGAAGACGAGGACGAATGTATCGCTCCAACCGCTCAACTGTTCAAAGACTGGCGACCTCCTTCACCGGAACCGATTGCATATACAGATGATCACGATTGTTGGCCAATGAAAGATGAGTTAGGACAACCACAATTTCCTTTCCTTGGTTTTCATTGTAATCCAGATGAGTTAGATGAGAAGTCAACAGATGCAAGTTTTCCATTGGAATCAACTGATGAGCGCACTGATTTACCAGCTGATGTCTCGAGTGCAGATTTTAGCAAAACACTTGAATCAGAAGGTGACATGCCCGAACCAATAGGCCAACGAGTAACTCAAGAGGAAGAACCAGAATCGGAAGGGATTGTTGAGCAAATGGACATGTGGGTGGGTCATAAACGAATGATACATGCCGATGCAAGGTTCGATACCAAAATTGAGgagacaacagaaaacaaacaaagtgtAGGAGAGAGTGTTAGGGAATCACATCAAGGTGATACACACAAAGAGAATCTTTGCAGTCAGAACGGAGTAACACAAAACGCAGATGTCAACCAGAGCAGTGATGTAATGCGTCATGAATCGTCCACTGTTTCATGCCCACCTGCAAGTGAAGACATTTCTACTGCAACGGTGGAAACTGATTTGCCAGTTGATACGAATGACAGCAATCACGAGTCAGGATTAGTGTGCAAAACGGACACAGAAGTCAGTGACTTGAAATTCGATTTGCACTTGGAAGTACCGCCCCCACCAGGTGGGAGTCACAGCACAACAGATGCAGACAAGTCTGAGAATAAGGTCAACACGTGTACCGATGATGCAGAAGATGATGATCGTGACAATGATGATGTCAACAAGCATGAAACGAACAAGAAAGATTTTCAGACATCAAGGGAACACGGATTTACACCCGAGTCAAGAAAAGGTGGTAGCAACGATGTCGAGTATCACGCCTCGTTTGTGACACCTAACGAAGGGAGAATGCAATCGTGTCGTCAAGCAGTCGGATACCCTGGGAAGAACACAAGAGATGTTTTTAAACCGCCGAGCAAGTTTGACAAAGATGAGACAGTAAAAGACGACGACTCCCAAGATTCAGCTGATGAGAGTATAGTAGATGGAATTTCAAATGCGGAACTGAAACTACTTACTACGGAACTGATGAAACTGGAGCATTTTGATATACAAGACGACGTGTTACAATTGGATGATTCTCAATGCCCAATGCTTCACACAAAACTTCTGACGTTGGATCGCTTTGGATTGCGCCCTTTACAAATTGTCAATCGTACTGGAGACACTGGAAAAGTGGCCATGGATGGTGACAATAAAGGGAAAGCAATTAAGGAGGCAACGAAGGAAACCAGTTGCAATTATGACTCACAATTGATCACCAAGGCAAGTGATGGTGGAACGGGTATGACGACCGCTGATGTATTGACAACTGATTCTGTAAGTGTTAGCGATTCCGTGCCGGCTGATTCTTCTGAACGCATTGGCGGCACGTATAATTTCAAGGCTGAAGACATTGCCGCCGCGAATAGAAAGGTTGATATCTTTGCTAGGGATCAAGATATCAAGCCATCTCGTCAACAAGGAACAAACCAGTCCATCACCCATTCGCAAACACCTGCCGTGCCGGACGAATTTGCAGGTGGCGCAAGGTGGATTGATGCTCTCTGTAATGGTGAACCGGTATCGACATATGATGGACATTTTCGTCAAAGTGTTTTTACCACGACTTACAAGCCATCGATAACCTATTCAGGACCAGGACCGGATGCGGGACCACTGAAGAAAGTACCTGGTTGCAGAAAGAAGCATTCTATCATAAAGCGTAATACTCCATATGTCCATCCCGAGTCTCAAAAGATGACGGCTGATGGTAAGCATGAGTTTCCTGCTCTTACGGAATCCTCGATGTCGGATTCAAATATGCAGGAACTGATGACTAAGGTGACCGGTGGCATCTTTTTTGTGACACGACTGGGGACGTACTCACTGCTCAAGAATCCACACTGGGCCTCGTTCTATGCCGCTTACATCTGTTCTCATTCGTGCCATATGGATAGAGAATCATGGAGGCAACATCCACAGATATGGAAAACAGCGGATAAACGAGTGTCAGCATCAAGAGAGCCGATAGAAAAATTTACAACCGGCTACTACAGCAGCGTGTTTACCACATACGATGGTGTCAACATTCCTCTCCTTTACTGTTATCTCGATTGGAGTATGGAGGCACTCTCAAACTTCCAGTTTCCGGACGATGCCGACAAGATCTGTGCTCTACGGATTGTCTTTGTTAGTCCAAAGGGTAACGAACACGTCCTTGATTTTCTCACAAAATTTTTGGAAGTTTCAGAACCAAAGACGATCGAGATGTACGTGTTTCCCACGTTTGAGATGGCACAGAAGCGAAACGGGGTGATCAAGCGTGTGCCTGTCGATCTCGTGGAACGACCTGCTGTTGTTTCAGCATTCGCAGTCGTGGAACACAAGGGTGATATAAACTTTCTAAAAACTTTACAGGAGAGAATAGTGGGAATGTCGGTTTCGAGGCGTGGATTGGTTGATGAAATGGACCTTGCTTACTTCACAACGCAAAAAGACAGTCTCCCCAAGGGTATGGCAGAGGCGATGAAATCAACAGAAGGTAAACAGATTGTGTCTGGATTTTTTAGAGCTTCAATGAACAAGCAGAAGAGTGACTTGGCATTGCTTGGTGGGATTAATaggattaatattaatccAAGTTCTAGACATCGTGAACTATTGCCAATTCAGCAGTCAAAAGCGGCTAGTGCAATTGCTACTAAACCTGTGACAAAGTCGTCTGCGAAACGTAAACGAAAAGAAAAACGTCGACAAGAAAAGGTTGACCCGGCTGAGGTGCTCCGAACCTGCAGCAACTGTGGGAAAGGGGAGACAACACCGAAATCATTTAAGAAATGCAAACT ATGCTTAGATCGACCGGATGCCAGGTACTACTGCTCGAGGGAGTGTCAAG CTCAAGATTGGAAGACCAAGCATAGATTGGATCATAATTCAAAGAAGTGA
- the LOC134197796 gene encoding sperm-associated antigen 8-like, with translation MADDGRNAIRFSNSGARTLIENWVEERSVAHIDGTEKFTAELQRQGHKGVLTTNFGCHVEGASTTMETYKKPCSPNVRTCGVRRECLEREIKERVSQEVHCEFNPPPPPPDFTSTTKKDFFSIDFTPIERKPEKDHDLYQEQPMSFWIEQSERHGVSGLTQAPIKDKPFHRNAAFSTPIGESYDSPKPHEK, from the exons ATGGCTGACGACGGTCGCAACGCGATTCGCTTCAGTAATTCTGGAGCTCGTACGCTCATAGAGAACTGGGTAGAAGAG CGCAGCGTCGCTCACATTGATGGAACAGAAAAGTTTACAGCAGAACTACAGAGACAAGGACACAAG GGTGTTCTAACGACTAACTTTGGTTGTCACGTGGAAGGAGCGTCGACCACTATGGAGACATACAAGAAACCTTGCTCGCCCAACGTGAGGACATGTg GAGTGCGGAGAGAATGTTTAGAGAGAGAGATCAAAGAAAGAGTGAG TCAAGAAGTACACTGTGAATTCAATCCTCCTCCGCCGCCGCCCGACTTCACTTCCACAACAAAGAAAGACTTCTTTTCGATAG ACTTCACTCCGATTGAGAGAAAGCCTGAAAAG GACCACGATCTCTATCAAGAACAACCCATGTCATTTTGGATAGAGCAATCGGAGAGGCACGGTGTCTCG GGTCTCACACAAGCGCCCATCAAAGACAAGCCATTCCATCGGAATGCAGCATTCAGCACACCAATTGGCGAATCATACGACTCACCAAAGCCCCATGAAAAGTAA